A window from Ovis canadensis isolate MfBH-ARS-UI-01 breed Bighorn chromosome 4, ARS-UI_OviCan_v2, whole genome shotgun sequence encodes these proteins:
- the LOC138439102 gene encoding ADP-ribosylation factor 2, with product MGNVFEKLFKSLFGKKEMRILMVGLDAAGKTTILYKLKLGEIVTTIPTIGFNVETVEYKNISFTVWDVGGQDKIRPLWRHYFQNTQGLIFVVDSNDRERVNEAREELTRMLAEDELRDAVLLVFVNKQDLPNAMNAAEITDKLGLHSLRQRNWYIQATCATSGDGLYEGLDWLSNQLKNQK from the coding sequence ATGGGGAACGTTtttgaaaaattgtttaaaagtCTCTTTGGGAAAAAGGAGATGCGGATTCTTATGGTGGGTTTGGATGCCGCTGGAAAAACCACCATCTTGTACAAACTGAAGCTGGGAGAGATTGTGACTACCATCCCTACAATAGGTTTCAACGTGGAGACAGTAGAATATAAAAACATCAGCTTCACAGTCTGGGATGTCGGCGGCCAGGACAAAATCAGACCTCTGTGGCGACATTATTTCCAGAACACACAAGGTCTGATTTTCGTGGTCGACAGTAATGACAGAGAGCGGGTCAATGAAGCCCGAGAAGAACTAACCAGAATGTTAGCCGAAGACGAGCTCAGAGATGCGGTCTTATTGGTGTTTGTAAATAaacaggatcttcccaatgctATGAACGCAGCAGAGATAACAGACAAGCTTGGCTTACATTCCCTCCGCCAGAGAAACTGGTACATTCAGGCCACTTGTGCCACCAGTGGAGATGGGCTTTATGAAGGCCTGGACTGGCTCTCCAACCAGCTCAAAAACCAGAAGTGA